The Methanomethylovorans hollandica DSM 15978 genome includes a region encoding these proteins:
- the mtrE gene encoding tetrahydromethanopterin S-methyltransferase subunit E, producing MDPLIGMGALALMGAAATIAGASEDLESDIGSQSNPNSQVQLAPQMSYPHRIYNKAISGEPPSNALMCAIGGTIAYVMLNANFSAVLALTIGSLVAAMVHGTYAVTSYMGRCSSQKRFKQMVYLDVLRSHTPAIMGYSFITTFSILVVSYLMMTVFAHPFPLPLLAFIWGITVGAIGSSTGDVHYGAEREFQDVEFGSGLNTANSGKIVRKAESGIRSSMDNSWFCAKFGGPVTGIAFGMTVFLSGWITTVFDPSKGPTAGWESVIAGALIVFIMIIYNRKIEIQARKAFGPYKEDKEEAA from the coding sequence ATGGACCCGCTCATAGGCATGGGCGCGTTAGCACTTATGGGTGCTGCTGCTACCATAGCAGGTGCATCAGAAGATCTGGAATCCGATATCGGATCTCAGAGTAACCCTAACTCTCAAGTGCAACTTGCGCCCCAGATGTCGTATCCACACAGGATCTATAATAAAGCCATTTCTGGAGAACCACCATCGAACGCTCTTATGTGTGCTATCGGTGGAACTATAGCTTATGTTATGTTGAACGCCAACTTTTCCGCAGTGCTTGCACTGACCATAGGATCACTGGTCGCAGCCATGGTACACGGAACATATGCAGTAACTTCATACATGGGCAGATGCTCCAGCCAGAAACGTTTCAAACAGATGGTATACCTTGATGTGCTGCGTTCTCACACGCCGGCAATAATGGGATACTCATTCATAACAACATTCTCTATTCTTGTAGTATCTTACTTAATGATGACTGTTTTTGCTCATCCCTTCCCGCTTCCGCTACTGGCATTCATATGGGGTATCACCGTTGGCGCTATCGGCTCATCCACAGGTGATGTGCACTATGGTGCCGAGCGTGAGTTCCAGGATGTGGAGTTCGGTTCCGGTCTTAACACCGCAAACTCCGGTAAGATCGTAAGAAAGGCAGAATCCGGGATCAGGAGCAGTATGGATAATTCCTGGTTCTGTGCAAAGTTCGGAGGACCTGTAACGGGTATTGCCTTTGGTATGACAGTCTTCCTTAGTGGATGGATAACTACTGTTTTCGATCCGTCAAAAGGCCCCACGGCCGGATGGGAGTCTGTTATTGCAGGAGCTCTCATTGTCTTCATTATGATCATCTATAACAGAAAGATCGAAATCCAGGCAAGGAAAGCATTCGGTCCC
- a CDS encoding sugar phosphate isomerase/epimerase family protein → MIIGASSFAGSLSELSDEVRSVELYIPKMHVYNGPRLDRDVLSTILDELSTLNLMTSIHAPYSAQSSTYPKDLQVDTANMEPKDFRLMRESIELAASLGSKAVVLHPGRITGDRELSFMNMVSNLKQLAVQAADFGVMLGLENKEGTDPTNLCCQAEELMAAVEAVNSDNLNITLDIGHANLTCDGDPEELRTFVRTVAPRVIHMHMHDNNGRWTSTYDGDEHLAPGKGTVDYTVLKEIHNYRGIYNLEVFSMTEVIQGKTTLMNCLDII, encoded by the coding sequence ATGATAATTGGAGCATCTTCCTTTGCAGGTTCCCTCTCTGAGCTGTCAGATGAAGTAAGATCTGTGGAACTATACATACCCAAAATGCATGTATATAATGGTCCAAGGCTGGACCGTGATGTACTGTCAACGATCCTCGATGAGCTCTCTACTTTGAACCTCATGACCTCGATACATGCCCCCTACTCTGCCCAATCATCCACCTATCCTAAAGACCTGCAAGTAGACACTGCAAATATGGAACCAAAAGATTTCAGGCTCATGCGTGAATCCATTGAACTTGCAGCAAGCCTGGGCTCAAAAGCAGTTGTCCTTCATCCCGGCAGGATCACTGGTGATCGTGAACTTTCCTTTATGAACATGGTATCCAATCTGAAGCAGCTTGCAGTACAGGCAGCTGACTTCGGGGTGATGCTGGGACTTGAGAATAAGGAAGGTACAGACCCCACAAACCTCTGCTGCCAGGCAGAGGAACTTATGGCTGCAGTGGAAGCCGTGAATTCGGATAATCTGAATATCACACTGGATATCGGACACGCAAACCTTACATGCGATGGTGATCCTGAAGAATTGCGGACATTTGTCAGAACTGTAGCACCCCGTGTGATACACATGCACATGCATGATAACAATGGTAGGTGGACCAGTACGTACGACGGGGACGAGCACCTGGCCCCTGGCAAAGGTACTGTAGACTATACAGTATTAAAGGAGATACATAACTATAGAGGCATCTACAATCTTGAAGTGTTCTCCATGACGGAAGTTATCCAAGGTAAAACTACATTAATGAATTGTCTGGACATCATTTGA
- a CDS encoding universal stress protein → MMKILLPTDGSTYSENAARVTKRIGNEHNEFIILHVLADKGMGMKSWQKDGADVLFSSIENILIEIGFDSSRIKKVVEEGNAPAQIVDVANRYEVDLIVMGNQGKSGLKKIMGSVTAKVLELSEKLVLVVPPNYTFSQVEDNSNDVQTIH, encoded by the coding sequence ATGATGAAGATCTTACTACCCACTGATGGCTCTACATATTCAGAAAATGCTGCGCGTGTCACTAAAAGGATAGGAAATGAGCATAATGAGTTCATTATTCTTCATGTACTTGCAGATAAAGGCATGGGTATGAAATCATGGCAGAAAGATGGAGCTGATGTTCTTTTCTCTTCTATCGAAAATATACTGATCGAGATAGGTTTTGACAGTTCCAGGATAAAGAAGGTCGTAGAAGAAGGAAATGCACCTGCACAAATCGTGGATGTGGCTAATCGATATGAAGTTGATCTTATAGTCATGGGTAACCAGGGTAAAAGTGGTCTAAAGAAAATAATGGGCTCTGTCACTGCTAAGGTGCTGGAGCTTTCAGAAAAGCTAGTATTGGTGGTACCGCCTAATTACACATTTTCGCAGGTCGAAGACAACTCAAATGATGTCCAGACAATTCATTAA
- a CDS encoding DUF5806 family protein: MKYQKFRKMDSKKYLEVTRFLKRTTHLTAREWVIAHLCADFKDASNRSEMTWIGSNLKELVPFMEEEYTRQEVSNARAVFKKKVQRSGTTFFYAYYAGLITQEEMIGMIHKMVQDMKKLIETEGGEIPAEHATEVQMLVADVLRKINESMEEDFY; this comes from the coding sequence ATGAAGTACCAGAAGTTCAGAAAAATGGATAGCAAAAAATACCTAGAGGTTACCCGATTCCTGAAAAGGACAACACACCTTACTGCAAGAGAGTGGGTGATAGCTCACCTTTGCGCAGATTTCAAAGATGCATCCAATAGATCTGAGATGACATGGATAGGCTCCAATCTTAAAGAACTTGTTCCTTTTATGGAAGAAGAGTATACTCGCCAGGAAGTTTCAAATGCAAGAGCAGTGTTCAAAAAAAAGGTTCAGCGCAGTGGCACTACCTTCTTTTATGCATATTATGCAGGCCTCATTACACAGGAAGAAATGATAGGCATGATACATAAGATGGTACAGGACATGAAAAAACTTATCGAAACTGAAGGTGGGGAGATTCCGGCAGAACATGCGACCGAAGTGCAGATGCTTGTAGCAGATGTGCTGAGAAAGATCAATGAATCAATGGAAGAAGATTTTTATTAA
- a CDS encoding signal recognition particle protein Srp19 → MRDRNKLVIWPAYIDKNRSRSQGRIISRKSSVGEPTLTEIEKAALKLGLNPEVEKEKSYPRSWWEKSGRVLIDNTAPKTQLSRKIAAAIKEIRA, encoded by the coding sequence ATGCGTGATAGGAATAAACTGGTCATATGGCCAGCCTATATAGACAAGAACAGATCAAGAAGCCAGGGACGTATTATTTCAAGAAAATCCTCCGTTGGAGAACCAACTCTCACTGAGATAGAGAAAGCAGCATTGAAGCTCGGCCTTAATCCAGAAGTCGAAAAAGAGAAGTCCTACCCCAGATCATGGTGGGAAAAGAGCGGCAGAGTCCTTATTGATAATACGGCTCCGAAAACACAGCTTTCAAGAAAAATAGCTGCAGCTATAAAAGAGATACGTGCATAA
- a CDS encoding preprotein translocase subunit Sec61beta yields the protein MSKKSSSGSGLMSSAGLMRYYEADKKAIHIDPKSVLVFGVVIGFAIIMLNAMYGLWP from the coding sequence ATGTCTAAGAAAAGTTCAAGTGGTAGCGGGTTGATGTCCTCAGCCGGTCTGATGCGTTATTATGAAGCGGATAAGAAGGCAATTCACATCGATCCAAAATCTGTGCTGGTATTCGGTGTAGTTATTGGTTTTGCTATCATAATGCTCAATGCTATGTATGGCCTCTGGCCATAA
- a CDS encoding S-methyl-5-thioribose-1-phosphate isomerase has translation MRTIDWDDESNSIVMTDQTLLPAEYKVIECTTLASLCEAIMSLRVRGAPALGVAGGYGMALAARLSSAKDMDALLKDMQIAAKTIKATRPTAVNLAWGVDRILHAINDTYDLKGIRIVALSEAKRMADEDVAKNRKIGEHGARLLEDGDVVLTHCNAGRMACVDWGTALGVIRSAVEDGKQIQVVACETRPLNQGGRITAWELMQDNIPVTLIADSMSGHLMRNGFIDKVIVGADRITGDVVFNKIGTYTHSVLAKEHEIPFYVAAPLSTFDLEGWEETVPIELRDEDELRFCNGKAIAPKDVKVYNPAFDATPMENITALITEKGVYYPPFLLEELFI, from the coding sequence ATGAGGACAATAGACTGGGATGATGAATCAAATTCAATAGTAATGACCGATCAGACTCTGCTTCCGGCAGAATACAAAGTGATTGAATGTACGACTCTCGCATCTTTGTGTGAGGCCATCATGTCTCTCAGAGTGCGCGGAGCTCCGGCTCTGGGGGTCGCAGGTGGGTATGGTATGGCTCTTGCAGCCAGGCTTAGTAGTGCCAAGGATATGGATGCATTGTTAAAAGACATGCAAATTGCGGCAAAGACCATAAAGGCTACAAGACCCACTGCTGTCAACCTTGCGTGGGGTGTTGACAGGATATTGCATGCCATCAACGATACGTATGATCTGAAAGGTATAAGAATTGTGGCACTATCGGAGGCAAAAAGGATGGCAGATGAAGATGTAGCCAAGAACAGGAAAATAGGGGAACATGGTGCCAGATTGCTGGAAGATGGTGACGTGGTGCTCACTCACTGCAATGCAGGCAGGATGGCCTGTGTGGACTGGGGTACAGCACTTGGTGTGATACGTTCGGCAGTGGAAGATGGTAAGCAAATACAGGTGGTAGCATGCGAGACCCGGCCGCTTAACCAGGGGGGCAGGATCACTGCCTGGGAACTGATGCAGGATAATATCCCTGTCACTCTGATAGCGGATTCTATGTCAGGACACCTGATGAGAAACGGTTTCATAGATAAGGTTATAGTGGGAGCTGACAGGATAACAGGTGACGTGGTTTTTAACAAGATAGGGACATATACCCATTCTGTGCTTGCAAAGGAGCACGAGATACCTTTCTATGTAGCTGCACCCCTATCTACCTTTGATCTTGAAGGGTGGGAGGAAACTGTACCCATTGAACTAAGGGACGAGGATGAGTTGCGTTTCTGTAATGGAAAAGCAATAGCTCCAAAAGATGTAAAGGTATATAATCCGGCATTCGATGCAACCCCTATGGAAAATATCACTGCTCTTATCACAGAAAAGGGGGTATATTATCCTCCATTTCTGCTGGAAGAACTCTTCATTTGA
- a CDS encoding HD domain-containing protein — protein sequence MQKPLIIHDPVHKTIILDEFEQMLLHTRQVQRLRNIQQLGLVDHVYPGANHTRFEHSIGTMHMASVIGQSLSLEEEEIRKIRIAGLLHDIGHSAFSHAVESVLRRNPHLQPVVKDRKFIKHEAFSKDIIRMMPEDNFIARYTESEFGTDPFCFFDEIANIATGNAYAISKPYLAQIISGDIDADRIDFLLRDSYHTGVSFGLIDVDQIIDSLTIKDGNVVLGSPDDSDYGNEMALTAAESMLISRAHHYTAIIHNPKTQAARVMLLYALEDALEMFRNEYGIEAAKNEIISFFTEYNDKDLLGFIRSHASEGPLRLLNDLLGDRLYVPIARFSQKMLRPSTRMALATIARHSVAKMKFESRLARELGDVLVDLDVASGVPKSMRVLIGNEESFFYDESALANGLVRSISRQLSLTTFAHPDAVAGMDGSVVSDQMHKVVDELSPRLLGFIRAEQYLPIESIILLFYAIYNIFKKEETGFISVPRLRHITWLYRTIHQLSNHASLKNLFEYDFHERYGFPYSDKAFEDIQVLVAMGIVDEDLRYYEKHGRYRQRYEYVLTHDGTEYAHKLAGSYAHEFRQIENYVQINKHSIPKDIVTMPLVRYTPQKHI from the coding sequence ATGCAAAAACCCCTCATAATACATGATCCTGTGCACAAGACCATCATCCTTGATGAGTTCGAGCAGATGCTTCTGCACACACGTCAAGTCCAAAGGCTCAGGAACATACAACAACTTGGGTTAGTTGACCATGTCTATCCCGGTGCAAATCACACTCGTTTCGAACATAGCATCGGCACCATGCATATGGCATCTGTCATCGGCCAATCGCTTTCACTTGAAGAAGAGGAAATACGCAAAATAAGAATCGCTGGACTCTTACATGATATAGGCCACTCAGCATTTTCTCATGCAGTAGAGAGTGTCCTCAGGCGTAATCCCCATTTACAGCCAGTGGTCAAAGACAGGAAGTTCATAAAACACGAGGCCTTCTCAAAGGATATAATCAGGATGATGCCAGAGGATAATTTCATTGCAAGATACACGGAATCTGAATTTGGTACAGACCCTTTCTGTTTCTTTGATGAGATCGCAAATATTGCCACAGGTAACGCATATGCTATCTCAAAGCCATACCTCGCCCAGATAATATCAGGTGATATAGATGCCGACAGAATAGATTTCCTTCTAAGAGATTCTTATCATACAGGTGTATCCTTCGGACTCATCGATGTTGACCAGATAATCGACAGCCTCACCATCAAGGATGGGAATGTCGTGTTGGGAAGCCCGGATGACTCGGACTATGGCAATGAAATGGCACTCACGGCTGCAGAATCCATGTTAATATCCCGAGCTCACCATTATACTGCTATCATACACAACCCGAAGACTCAGGCCGCCAGGGTAATGCTGCTCTACGCACTTGAGGATGCACTTGAAATGTTCAGAAATGAGTATGGAATAGAAGCTGCAAAGAACGAGATAATTAGCTTTTTCACTGAATACAATGACAAGGACCTGCTTGGTTTCATCAGGTCACATGCATCTGAAGGACCTCTCCGGCTACTTAATGACCTCCTGGGTGATAGATTATATGTACCGATTGCAAGGTTCAGCCAGAAGATGCTCAGACCTTCCACAAGGATGGCACTTGCAACCATTGCCCGACACAGTGTGGCTAAAATGAAATTTGAATCAAGGCTTGCCCGGGAGCTGGGAGATGTGCTGGTAGACCTGGATGTAGCATCCGGTGTTCCAAAAAGTATGAGAGTATTGATAGGGAATGAAGAAAGCTTCTTCTATGATGAATCTGCCCTGGCCAACGGACTTGTCAGGTCCATTTCAAGGCAGCTTTCACTTACGACATTTGCACATCCCGATGCTGTCGCAGGGATGGATGGATCAGTGGTTTCCGATCAGATGCATAAAGTTGTGGATGAACTATCGCCCAGGCTTCTGGGCTTTATTCGTGCAGAACAGTATCTTCCCATAGAAAGCATAATACTGCTTTTCTATGCAATATACAATATCTTTAAGAAGGAAGAAACTGGTTTCATCTCAGTGCCACGGCTCAGGCATATTACCTGGTTGTACCGTACCATACATCAGTTAAGCAATCATGCTTCTCTGAAGAACCTTTTCGAGTATGACTTCCATGAAAGATATGGGTTCCCATATAGTGACAAAGCCTTCGAGGATATACAGGTGCTTGTTGCTATGGGCATAGTAGATGAGGATCTTAGATACTATGAAAAGCATGGGCGATACAGACAGAGATACGAGTACGTGCTCACACACGACGGCACTGAATATGCACATAAACTTGCCGGGTCCTATGCACATGAATTCAGGCAGATAGAGAATTATGTTCAGATAAATAAACATTCTATTCCCAAGGACATAGTGACCATGCCCCTGGTAAGATACACGCCCCAAAAACATATCTAG
- a CDS encoding tRNA (adenine-N1)-methyltransferase — protein MEYGEMVLLRTFFKEKPREFIVCVSEDAFHSDFGIIELEELTRLSSGDKICSHKGQEFIVQKPRMPDMFRHAQRSGAPMMPKDIGMVIAYTGICKNDVVLDAGTGSGILSMYLGSIAKKVVTYEVKENFAQLARSNISKAGLDNVEVRCGNIVEEISKIEEKFDVVTLDTINSPEVIPMVRRVLVPGGFVVTYSPFIEQTIAIRKALDASGPWDVTTIECIERPLSVSERGTRPATGGVGHTGYITIARV, from the coding sequence ATGGAATATGGAGAAATGGTATTATTGAGAACGTTCTTTAAGGAAAAGCCAAGAGAATTCATAGTATGCGTTTCTGAGGATGCGTTCCACAGCGATTTTGGTATTATCGAGCTGGAAGAACTTACAAGATTATCGTCCGGAGATAAGATTTGTTCTCACAAGGGTCAGGAGTTCATTGTGCAGAAACCGCGTATGCCTGATATGTTCAGGCATGCACAGCGTTCTGGCGCCCCTATGATGCCCAAGGACATAGGCATGGTCATTGCATACACTGGAATTTGTAAAAACGATGTTGTGTTAGACGCAGGTACTGGCTCTGGCATTTTATCTATGTACCTTGGTTCCATAGCAAAAAAGGTAGTCACTTATGAGGTAAAAGAAAATTTTGCACAGCTTGCACGCAGCAATATTTCAAAAGCCGGTCTGGATAATGTGGAAGTGCGTTGTGGCAACATCGTTGAAGAGATCAGCAAAATAGAAGAAAAATTTGATGTTGTTACCCTTGACACTATCAATTCCCCTGAAGTTATTCCAATGGTGCGAAGAGTGCTTGTACCCGGCGGATTTGTAGTGACATATTCCCCATTCATAGAACAGACAATAGCAATACGCAAAGCTCTGGATGCTTCCGGACCATGGGATGTCACTACCATAGAATGCATAGAAAGACCTTTATCCGTATCAGAAAGAGGGACAAGGCCCGCGACAGGTGGAGTGGGCCATACAGGCTATATCACTATTGCCAGGGTATGA
- the radB gene encoding DNA repair and recombination protein RadB: protein MSGCKSVDDLLAGGLEAGVVTQFFGEAGSGKTNLCLQLAIRCVEQGKKVIIIDTEGISPSRFRQIAGDRAKEIAQQIIIYEPHNFEEQHAAVRELEKVIKENIGLIIVDSATAFYRFELEQDDSAMRARRELGSQIGFLHSLARKYGISVVITNQVYTDITSGTLRPVGGNIIEHISKTIIQLERVGDGKRRAVLRKHRSLPEGISCEFTITSEGVE from the coding sequence ATGTCTGGCTGCAAATCAGTTGATGATCTCCTTGCAGGAGGGCTAGAAGCCGGAGTTGTTACTCAGTTTTTTGGAGAAGCTGGCAGCGGCAAAACAAATCTGTGTCTTCAGCTTGCCATAAGATGTGTTGAGCAAGGAAAAAAGGTCATTATCATTGATACAGAAGGTATTTCTCCCAGTAGGTTCCGGCAGATAGCAGGAGACCGGGCAAAGGAAATAGCTCAGCAGATAATAATCTATGAACCCCATAACTTTGAAGAGCAGCATGCGGCAGTAAGAGAACTTGAAAAGGTCATAAAGGAGAACATTGGTCTTATCATTGTTGACTCTGCTACAGCCTTCTACAGATTTGAACTGGAGCAGGACGATTCTGCTATGCGGGCAAGACGCGAACTTGGCAGTCAGATAGGTTTTCTGCACAGCCTTGCAAGAAAATATGGCATATCTGTAGTCATCACCAATCAGGTATACACGGATATTACCTCAGGCACGCTGAGGCCCGTTGGAGGGAATATCATCGAGCATATATCCAAGACCATTATCCAGTTAGAACGCGTTGGCGATGGAAAAAGGCGGGCAGTTCTCAGGAAACATCGTTCCCTTCCGGAAGGTATAAGCTGTGAGTTCACAATAACTTCTGAAGGGGTTGAATGA
- a CDS encoding glutaredoxin family protein, with translation MAEVTIYTTKTCPKCELLKKTLKESGVSFKTTDMSTPEALTELRVNGVFTLTAPVMQIDEEFLTHDELFNGMEVKREVFNNLL, from the coding sequence ATGGCTGAAGTCACTATATATACAACAAAAACCTGTCCTAAATGTGAACTGCTCAAAAAGACCCTTAAAGAGAGTGGAGTGTCCTTCAAGACCACTGATATGTCCACACCGGAAGCTCTCACAGAACTGAGAGTCAATGGAGTTTTCACCCTTACAGCTCCTGTAATGCAGATAGATGAAGAGTTTCTCACTCATGATGAACTGTTCAATGGAATGGAAGTAAAAAGAGAAGTATTTAATAATTTACTTTGA
- the nrdD gene encoding anaerobic ribonucleoside-triphosphate reductase, with product MTQPQKQAVQRTLDGHSISVMPKVRTTDGHMVDWDRNIVVNQLMKETGLATRFYNKPGITRKEAQEIAKDTERRIRQMDLKFLSGPLIREMVNMILLERGHVEWRNVSTRVGTPVYDACEIDLGSGFEAKDNANLQENAETSHKKKADKISKEQYLLLLPPRLADLHLNGDLHIHDLEYMGTRAFCQDWDLRYFFYYGLMPDGSGAKASVAGPAMKAEVAILHAVKALGSAQTNFAGGQGFYNFLTFLAPYFEGKSYKDIEQLMQMFVYEMTQMMVARGGQVVFSSVQLSPGVPKLWKDIPVVYKGKVHDGTNGTVRRTYEEFEREVRLGFAALMNVMLQGDNWGKPFNFPKPEISIEPDFMQEDDLFNRAHPELPTYDGLYTLAFELAAKFGTPYFDNQLPEYRGSGDGISCYQCCAYQFSANADADDRFDDKLHFRDGMHFSMGSWQVVTLNCPRAAYRANGDDMALFADLKSLMDQAIKIFATKRQWMESIIENERMPFATQRPKDPMTGKKGSIAVDIDSLVYTIGVVGINEMVHYHTGNQIYESKAAFKFAIRVMTELEMYARELGQKHGIEIALARTPAETTGQRFAASDLLHEEYADSAKQVVQGDLETALAKIKDTHDLPIYYTNGTHVPPGADISLAERIKIEHVFFPIVDGGNICHIWLGEGSPDPKGLKEFAMNIAKNTQVGYFTFTKDMTICLNDFHMMSGLKDACENCGSSNVEQMSRVTGYIQSVSGWNAAKKQELADRKRYKVAGIA from the coding sequence ATGACACAACCGCAAAAACAGGCCGTACAAAGGACCCTTGATGGCCATTCCATATCTGTTATGCCAAAAGTGCGTACCACTGACGGACACATGGTGGACTGGGATCGTAATATAGTGGTCAACCAGCTGATGAAGGAAACAGGCCTTGCCACAAGGTTCTACAATAAGCCTGGCATAACCAGAAAAGAAGCTCAGGAAATTGCAAAAGATACAGAAAGACGTATAAGACAGATGGACCTCAAATTCCTTTCAGGCCCACTCATCAGGGAAATGGTAAACATGATCCTGCTGGAGCGAGGACATGTGGAATGGAGGAACGTTTCCACCAGAGTGGGTACTCCTGTATATGATGCCTGCGAGATCGACCTGGGATCAGGTTTTGAGGCGAAGGACAATGCAAATCTGCAGGAGAATGCCGAAACATCACACAAAAAGAAGGCAGACAAGATCTCCAAAGAGCAGTATTTGCTGCTGTTGCCACCCAGACTGGCAGACCTACACCTTAACGGCGATCTGCACATCCACGACCTGGAATACATGGGCACACGTGCCTTTTGTCAGGACTGGGACCTGAGGTATTTCTTCTACTATGGCCTTATGCCCGATGGGTCTGGTGCCAAGGCCAGTGTTGCGGGTCCTGCCATGAAGGCAGAAGTTGCCATCCTGCATGCAGTAAAAGCATTGGGTAGCGCCCAGACCAATTTCGCTGGAGGACAGGGATTCTACAATTTCCTGACATTCCTTGCACCTTACTTCGAAGGCAAGAGCTACAAGGACATCGAACAGCTTATGCAGATGTTCGTGTACGAGATGACACAGATGATGGTAGCCCGGGGAGGCCAGGTTGTCTTCTCCTCAGTGCAGTTATCCCCTGGTGTGCCAAAGCTCTGGAAAGATATTCCTGTAGTATACAAGGGCAAGGTGCATGATGGCACCAACGGCACTGTCAGGCGTACATACGAAGAGTTCGAACGGGAGGTAAGGCTGGGATTCGCAGCACTCATGAACGTTATGCTTCAGGGAGATAACTGGGGCAAGCCGTTTAACTTCCCAAAGCCAGAGATATCCATTGAACCGGATTTCATGCAGGAGGATGATTTATTCAACCGTGCCCATCCTGAGCTTCCCACCTATGATGGCCTGTACACCCTGGCATTCGAACTGGCTGCAAAGTTCGGCACACCTTACTTTGATAACCAGTTACCTGAGTATAGAGGATCAGGAGATGGGATCTCATGTTATCAGTGCTGTGCATACCAGTTCTCTGCAAATGCAGATGCAGATGACAGATTTGATGACAAACTCCATTTCAGGGATGGTATGCATTTCTCCATGGGCTCATGGCAGGTAGTGACACTCAACTGTCCAAGAGCAGCATACAGGGCAAATGGTGATGATATGGCGCTGTTTGCGGACCTCAAGAGTCTGATGGACCAGGCCATCAAGATCTTTGCAACCAAAAGACAGTGGATGGAGAGTATTATAGAGAATGAAAGGATGCCCTTTGCGACCCAGCGTCCAAAAGACCCGATGACCGGTAAGAAGGGCTCAATAGCAGTGGATATAGACTCACTGGTATATACCATAGGTGTTGTGGGAATAAACGAGATGGTGCATTACCACACAGGCAACCAGATATATGAGTCAAAGGCTGCCTTCAAGTTCGCTATAAGAGTTATGACAGAACTTGAAATGTATGCACGCGAGCTGGGCCAGAAGCATGGAATCGAGATAGCACTTGCAAGGACCCCTGCAGAGACCACAGGTCAGAGGTTTGCTGCATCCGACCTGTTGCATGAGGAATATGCAGATAGTGCAAAGCAGGTCGTGCAGGGAGATCTGGAAACAGCTCTGGCAAAGATAAAGGACACACATGACCTTCCTATCTATTACACCAATGGAACTCATGTGCCACCTGGAGCTGATATATCCCTTGCTGAGAGGATAAAGATAGAGCATGTGTTCTTCCCCATAGTGGATGGAGGAAATATCTGCCACATCTGGCTGGGAGAAGGTTCACCGGATCCAAAAGGTCTGAAGGAATTTGCTATGAACATTGCAAAGAACACACAAGTAGGATACTTTACCTTCACCAAGGACATGACTATCTGCCTGAACGATTTCCACATGATGTCCGGACTAAAGGATGCATGTGAGAACTGTGGTTCTTCCAATGTGGAACAGATGTCCAGGGTCACAGGATATATCCAATCTGTCAGCGGCTGGAATGCTGCAAAGAAGCAGGAACTGGCAGACAGGAAGAGATATAAAGTAGCTGGCATTGCTTGA